TCCATAGGCATTCCCCTGATTAATTAAAAAAAGTTTCAAGTTGCAAGATGCAAGTTGCAGGTGCTGATGGCATAAAAAAACCTCTATGTGTCTTTTTTGATATATGTCATAAATGGCATAACATAAGAAATAAAAAAAAGTCAATAAAGTTTTTCCGGAGGGCGCAGGGGGTAGAAATCGAAAATGCGGTTGCCTTGTTGCCGGCAGATGAGTACCGCCAATTCCGAGATTGGTTCCTGGAGCGTGACTGAGCACAATGGGATAAACAGATCCAAGGCGACTCGGAGTCAGGGAAATTGAACTTCCTGGTGAAAGAGGCTATGGATGAGAGAGCCGTGGTAATTTGAGGGACCTGTGATCCATCGCACGACGCGACGTTTCTGGGACTGCTGCTGGTCGATGCCAACGCAGGCAAGAGAATCGGCAGACAAGAGCTTTGCGCTCCTGCGTGAAGACCCGCGGCATCCCTCCCTTCATTTTAAACCGGCTTTTCTTTTTTGGAAAGTCCCCATTTTTTTCTTTTTTCCCATAGGGATTTTCGGGTTATTCCCAGTTGGTCGGCTAATTGTTGTTCGCCAAAGGTATTCTGATATCGGAGGATGAATTCCCGGGTATAGTTTTCGATAGACAGGGGTTGGGACAGGGCCTCGGTTAAAAAGGAAGGTGCACCGCGCAATCCTTCCGGGAGGTGTTCCGGAAGGATCGTATCCCGTTCGGCAATGAGCACTGCCCGTTCGATGATATTTTGCAGTTCCCGCACATTGCCGGGCCAGGGGTAGTCCTGAAGGAGCTTAAGGGCCGAGGGATGGAGCTCTCTGGCTGATTTGCCTATCTCCCGGGCATAGTGGGTCAGAAAATACCTGGCCAAAAGAAGGATGTCTTCCTGGCGATCTCTTAAGGGCGGTAAGGTCAATGTGACGACATTCAGGCGATAGTAGAGATCCTCCCGGCAAAGGCCCTCTTTGACGGCTGTTAGAATATCCTTATTGGTGGCGGCGAGGATACGGATATCGACTTTACGGCTCTGGGTCGACCCCAAAGGCCTTATTTCATGGTCATCAATAACCCGGAGCAGTTTGGCCTGCAAGGCCGGACTCAAATCGGCGATCTCATCCAGAAAGACTGTCCCCCCATCGGCTTCTTCAAAAAGCCCTCTTTTGGAAGAAACCGCACCGGTAAAGGCTCCTCTGACGTACCCAAAGATTTCCGACTCCAGCAGATTGTCCGGGATGGCACTGCAATTAATGGGGATAAAGGGCTTGTTTCTCCTGGGACTATTAAAATGGATGGCCCGGGTAAATAGTTCCTTGCCGGTCCCGGTTTCGCCCAGAATCATGACATTACTTTTAGAGTCTGAGATTTTTTTGACCTGCTCGATTACGTTTTTGATAGCCGGACTCTCTCCGATGATCTTTTCGAAATTATACTGTTTTTCGATCTGTTTTTTGAGTATCAGGTTTTCGGCCCTTAGAGCCCGGACATCCAAGGCCTGGCGAATGATTTTTTTGATTTCTTCATGAATAATGGGTTTCAGGATGTAATCATAGGCCCCGGCCCTGAGGGCACCCACTGCGGTTTCGATAGAGGCATAGGCGGTCATTACGATTACCAGTTCATCGGGGACGCGTTTTCTGACCTCTTTTAAGAATTGAATGCCATCCATCCCGGGAAGAATAATGTCGGTGATGATCAGATCATAGGCGCCCTCTTCAAAGACCTTAACGGCCTCTTCGGCACTTCCGGCCGTCTCGGCTTCATAGCCTTCCCGTATAAAAACCCGCTTGAGGGACTCCCGCAGGGTCGACTCATCTTCGACGATCAACAATCGTTCGGACATAATGGGTTTCC
This window of the Deltaproteobacteria bacterium genome carries:
- a CDS encoding sigma-54-dependent Fis family transcriptional regulator, which produces MSERLLIVEDESTLRESLKRVFIREGYEAETAGSAEEAVKVFEEGAYDLIITDIILPGMDGIQFLKEVRKRVPDELVIVMTAYASIETAVGALRAGAYDYILKPIIHEEIKKIIRQALDVRALRAENLILKKQIEKQYNFEKIIGESPAIKNVIEQVKKISDSKSNVMILGETGTGKELFTRAIHFNSPRRNKPFIPINCSAIPDNLLESEIFGYVRGAFTGAVSSKRGLFEEADGGTVFLDEIADLSPALQAKLLRVIDDHEIRPLGSTQSRKVDIRILAATNKDILTAVKEGLCREDLYYRLNVVTLTLPPLRDRQEDILLLARYFLTHYAREIGKSARELHPSALKLLQDYPWPGNVRELQNIIERAVLIAERDTILPEHLPEGLRGAPSFLTEALSQPLSIENYTREFILRYQNTFGEQQLADQLGITRKSLWEKRKKWGLSKKEKPV